The Candidatus Rubidus massiliensis DNA segment GTTGTATCCATTTTACGAGTAGCTTTATGCATTGGCATTATTGCCGCCTTAGCACTGGGTACTTTTTTTGTTTGGAGTGCCGGCATAATATTATCACCTGCTGTTTTGGCTATAATGGCGGTTGTGAGTGCTTTTGTTTTAATAGGCTTACTAATAGGGGCATTTACCGGCACACATCAAAAGCGCAACTTTTTTCAGCAGATGGCTGCAGGATTTAAAGGAACAAAACCTTTAGAGAAGCAAATTGCAAAAACTACAGATGACTTAAGATTAAGCATAGAACATACAATCCCTTTCTTCAAGCAAATCGATAATGCAACGGGTAAAAGCAATTACGAGACTCTTCTTGAAAAATTGAATGTGATTAGAATATTTTATCAAAATAATCAAGGGCTTTGTCTTCATGAAAGTGAATTTGCTCGTGGCCTTTTTAATGCGTACCCTGGGATGGTAGCTATAAAGCAAAAAGCTGACGAAGATAATCAAAAGGCAATAACTTTAATAACAAAGACAATCGAGCATTTGCGTCAATATGAGGAATTTTTAAATACTGTTTGGTCCGCTCGAATCGGTGTTGATGAAGATGAAGGTTTAATAATAGATTAAAGGTTTGTTTGGTTTTCAAGAAGAGGGGAAAACCTCTTCTTGAACTTAAAGTTTTAAGACTACTTCGACAAAGCCATTTCCCTTTTCTGTTCATAATAACTTGGGCCAGGAGCTAATATTGTTCCCCCGCCTAAACAAACATTTTCATGATAAAACACTATGGCTTGCCTAGAGGTAATGGCTCTTTGAGGCTTATGAAAACGTACGTTTATAACGCCCTCTTTTTCTGCTTCAATCGTGCAATCTTGATCTTCTTGTCTATATCGAATTTTAGCTTTGCATTGAAAAGGTAAAGAGGGAAGGCCTTGCTTGGAAACCCAAAACAATTCATTGGCTGTTAAAGTATCAGCGTAAAGGGCTGGATGTGTTACACCTTGGCTTAAAAAAACGACATTTCTTTTTACATCTTTACCAACTACAAACCAGGGCTCTCCAGCTCCTCCTATACCCATTCCTTTTCTTTGCCCTATAGTATAATAGGCAACACCGTCGTGTTGACCAAGTATTTCACCCTCTAAAGTCTCAAAATTGCCAGGTGTATAAGGTAGATAACCGTTAAGGAATTGTTTAAAGTTACGCTCACCTATAAAGCAAATCCCAGTACTGTCTTTTTTATTAAAAGTAATGAGTTGATGCTGTTCTGCAATCCGTCTTAAATCAGGTTTTAAAAGATGCCCTATAGGAAAAAGAACTTTTTCTAAAATTTGAGAATTAATGGTGTATAAAAAATAACTTTGGTCTTTATTGCCATCAAAACCTTTTAGTAGCTGATATTCCCCATGCTCATTTAAAGCTTTTTGACAGTAATGTCCAGTAGCTAAAAAATCAGCTCCTAGACTTAAGGCTTTTTTTAAAAAGACGTTAAACTTAATTTCCCGATTACACAAAATATCAGGATTTGGTGTATAACCTTGCTCTAAATCTTTGATAAAGCTTGAAAATACAAGGTTTTTATATTCTTCAACAAAATTTACCGTGTAATAAGGAATATCGAGGTGATGACAAATTTGCTCAACATCTTGAAAGTCATAAGAAGAGCGGCATTTGCCAAACTGATCGGTTTCTTCCCAATTTTTCATAAATAAACCGATAACATCGTAACCTTGTTGCTTTAACAATAAAGCAGTTACTGAAGAATCAACCCCTCCAGACATTCCAACAACAACGGTTTGTCTGCCCATTACAACCTCTCTCTTGCGTTAACTAAAATATTTGGCTCACCATCGGCTTTAGCGATTAAGACAGTAGAGCAAGTGTTTCCATAAACATTCACAACAGTGCGACACATGTCTAAGACTCTTTCAGTAGCAAGGATTAATCCAATACTTTCGCCAGGTATTTTTAATGTGTGTAAAATTAATACCACACCGACTAAGCAAGCAGAAGGTATACCTGCCAAACCAAAAGATGAAAAAGTCGTTAATAGAAAGATTAAGGCAAGAGAACTATAGGACAAATCGTAGTTATTTACCTGAGCTAAAAATAAAACAGCAATCATAATAAATAAAGCCGAGCCAGCCATGTTTAACGTTGTCCCTAACGGTAGTGTAAAACTAGAAATTCGATTGGAAACGTGGGCATTTTTTTCTATACATTCTAATGTTAAAGGCAATGTAGCGGCAGATGAACTTGTCGAAAAGGCTGTTACAAGAGCTGGGCTAATTGCTTTAAAATGACGCAAAGGACTAATTCCATTCATTTTTAAAATAATTGGCATGACAATAAACATGTAAGTAGATAATCCTATTAATACCGTTAAAGTATAAAAGGCTACACTTAGCAAAGAATCAAGCCCAGTTGTTGCAAAAACTTTTGCTACTAGTCCAAAAACTCCAAAAGGCAATGCTTTCATAACAAGATGGGTGATTTTCATCATAATTTGAAAAATCCCTTCCCAAAATTTTAAAACAACTTTACTCGCATCCTCTTGAATTTGAGAAGAAAAGTACCCAAATAGTAGGCAAAAGAAAATAAGTCCCAACATTTGCCCTTGCGATGCGACCGCTAGGATATTGGAAGGGATAAGTTTATATAATATTTGAGCAATCTTATCAAAAGTTGTTTCTGCTACGGCAAACTGAGTCAGAGCTGATAATTGAGAATTGTTTAATGAAGAATCAATGGCTAAATTTTGAGTATGTTGACCTGGGTTTATCAGCAAACTAATGACTAACCCTATGGAAACACCAATCAGGATATTGGTAAAAAAAGTGATAAAAGTTCTCATGCCAAGTGTGCCCATGGAACCATCAGATCCAAGTCTTGCTGCACCTAAAATAATGGAACTTGCAACTAAAGGAACAATCACTAAAGTCAAAGCGTTTAAAAAAAGCTGCCCAATTAATTGATACAATTCAATGTATTTCACCCCAAAAATAGAGGCATTAGGGTCAGTTAGATAGCCAATTAAAGCTGCGAAAAAAATAGTTATAAAAATTTTAATTAAAGAGGTGTTTTTCATAGAAACCTAATAAAGAAACAATTTTATTAATAAATAAAATTATTATAAATAAAAATCATTTCAAATTTTTAGGATTTTAAAAATAAAACTATTAATTTTGATAAAAATAATAAAATTGTTGTTTATAAAGTGTGTTATTATTGATAAACTGTAAAATTATTATTTTAAATATTAAATTTCGTCTAAAAAATACTTTTTTAAATGTACTTTAAATTTGTCTGGAATAGGAATTTTTTTTCGATCTGTATCGAGTGTAACATGAACAGTTTTAGCGTTTCCAGCAAGCTCTTTATTTTCAGGGGTTATTCTATAGATATTATAGTGAAAAGTAAATGAGGATGTACCAATACTTTCAACACTCAATTGGATTTCTAATTGATCACCAACATGTAGGGGAACGATATAATTTGCCTCAGAATGGGCAATTACAAAAACAAAATTATTTTTTTTAAAAATGTAATCAAAATTATACCCTTCCGCTTCTAAAAAATCTTCTAATGCGTCGTGAGCGAATCGATAAATTCGAGGAAAATAAAGTATTCCTGCCATATCTGTATCGTGCATTCTGACTTTATTATGACTAATAAATGGATGTTTCATGATTTTATCGTACTTTTTGATTTACGGGTTAAAAAGAAACCTAAAGATAAAATGGCTAAAGTGGTTCCCATGATCGCATAACCGACTATATTGGATGTAGGGGCTGTTACTGCTGAGCCACTTTTAGAAAGTGAAGTAAGCTTACCATCTTCTAGCAAAACTATGTTGTTTTGAATAGTTTCATGTAAAAAGGATTTTTCTAAAATCTTTTTTAAAGAAGTTTCGTTTTTGTATTTGAATCCATATTCTATGTAAGAATAATTTTTTCCAGCTCTAATCTCTGCTTCACCAATTGTTGGATGTTCATTTTTGAAGTTAAAAACGATTGCTTTATCAAGGTTACTTGCTTGCTCATACTGAAATGGATATAAGAAAATCATATGTCTTGGATCGACTTTAACTTGCAAAATTATTTTTACAACCTGTTCTAATACTGTTTTTGTAATATTTGTTAATTGAAAGGCAAGCGTCCGTATATCAGAACGATTGATGTTTTTAGGAAAAAGGTTGAGCAATTGAGCGTGATCTAAGGGGTGCAATGGCTCATCTTCAAAACGAAGTTGGACCATAGTCCATGCCTTAGATATATCCACATTTTCATTTGGATCCAAATGTGCTTTAAGAGTAACTTTTAGGGGGGTATTATAAAATTTTTCATCGATTTTGTATTTTTTTGGACCTGTTTCAATTAAAGAAAAATGATCAATTTTTTCTTCATTAATAAAAATTTCAATAAATGAATCTTTTTCATTTAAACCACTTGTAAAATGCGGGGCTATTACTAAGTAGGAATGAAGGTATGGATTGATGGCATCGTCGATAGAAAAAGTTTGGGGCTCAAGGGCATTTCCTTGAAATGTAAAATTTTTGGAAATTTTTTTCTCAAAAAAAGGAGGGTCTAAATGAACTTCAATCGAATTTTGTCCAAAAGCTTTTAAAAGTTCATTTCTGAATAAGATATCAATAATTTTTCTAAAACCTTGCTTATCCACAGCAGTTAAGTAAAGTTGATAGTAATTTCCATCTTGTTTGATTTCTATTCTTCCGGTACCTTTTGCCATTTCGGCTGCACTATTTTGAAATGTAATAATATTTCCTGTAAAGGGTTCATCCCCTAAAATAATTTTAGGAAATTCACTGTAGGGC contains these protein-coding regions:
- the mnmA gene encoding tRNA-specific 2-thiouridylase MnmA, with protein sequence MGRQTVVVGMSGGVDSSVTALLLKQQGYDVIGLFMKNWEETDQFGKCRSSYDFQDVEQICHHLDIPYYTVNFVEEYKNLVFSSFIKDLEQGYTPNPDILCNREIKFNVFLKKALSLGADFLATGHYCQKALNEHGEYQLLKGFDGNKDQSYFLYTINSQILEKVLFPIGHLLKPDLRRIAEQHQLITFNKKDSTGICFIGERNFKQFLNGYLPYTPGNFETLEGEILGQHDGVAYYTIGQRKGMGIGGAGEPWFVVGKDVKRNVVFLSQGVTHPALYADTLTANELFWVSKQGLPSLPFQCKAKIRYRQEDQDCTIEAEKEGVINVRFHKPQRAITSRQAIVFYHENVCLGGGTILAPGPSYYEQKREMALSK
- the gltT_2 gene encoding Glutamate-aspartate carrier protein, yielding MKNTSLIKIFITIFFAALIGYLTDPNASIFGVKYIELYQLIGQLFLNALTLVIVPLVASSIILGAARLGSDGSMGTLGMRTFITFFTNILIGVSIGLVISLLINPGQHTQNLAIDSSLNNSQLSALTQFAVAETTFDKIAQILYKLIPSNILAVASQGQMLGLIFFCLLFGYFSSQIQEDASKVVLKFWEGIFQIMMKITHLVMKALPFGVFGLVAKVFATTGLDSLLSVAFYTLTVLIGLSTYMFIVMPIILKMNGISPLRHFKAISPALVTAFSTSSSAATLPLTLECIEKNAHVSNRISSFTLPLGTTLNMAGSALFIMIAVLFLAQVNNYDLSYSSLALIFLLTTFSSFGLAGIPSACLVGVVLILHTLKIPGESIGLILATERVLDMCRTVVNVYGNTCSTVLIAKADGEPNILVNARERL
- a CDS encoding 1,4-dihydroxy-2-naphthoyl-CoA hydrolase, encoding MKHPFISHNKVRMHDTDMAGILYFPRIYRFAHDALEDFLEAEGYNFDYIFKKNNFVFVIAHSEANYIVPLHVGDQLEIQLSVESIGTSSFTFHYNIYRITPENKELAGNAKTVHVTLDTDRKKIPIPDKFKVHLKKYFLDEI